The Candidatus Scalindua japonica genomic interval GACCTGGGGCTTATCTGGTTCTTGAAATTGGAGAGACACAGGCGAATACTATTATAAAACTTTTAAAAAATGAAGAACAATATGGAGAAATAGAAATACTCAAAGACCTGCAGGGAAAAGAGCGTGTAATTTCCGCGAAGAAAAGCAATATTACTTAACTTCATCAAATACTTTATTTATGCATTTTAACAACTCTGATGAATTGAAAGGTTTTCTGATAATAAAATTTACTTTCAAGGTTTTATTCACTATAGATTTGAGTCTTTCACCACAACCGGTAATTATTCCTGTTTCTGGCACGCTCTCCAACCGGTAAATGGCATTGATTACATCGCAGCCAAAGACTTCTGGCATAGCCATGTCAGTTATTGGTAAAGCTAATCCTGTAATAAGAGGATAAGGTCATTACTTCAGACCTTTTTCGTCACATAATAAATCCATGCGCTATCACTATCATCACCATTCTTGTCCAGCATATCACCGGAAGTATCATACATCTCAATAACCTCAAAACCCATATTTGAAAGTTGTTTTATCTGATTTGCCTTATCAATATAGTACGTCAACATGGCGTAGTTATGCGCAACATCATTAATAATAGCATATTCATCTTCAAATAGCTGACGCCCTTTATTTCTTAAACGATTACATGAGGACTTGAAATATTTTATAAACTCATCAACTTGTTTACATGGTGTCATAGAAAACTTTATTTTCGGTCGTGAAACTGCATATCGGTAATTCCTGTTATGCGAAGAGAACACAAATAGTCCGTTCTGCTTGAGCACCTTGCGTATCTCCTTTAAACCTTTAAGCCTGCCCTCATGATTAATTGAATCAAGACCATTGAAAGAGAACATTACATAATCAAATTCACCTTCTTTAAATTCACACATCTCCCTTACATCACCGTGGATAAAATGAACATCTTTAAATCTCCTCCTGCA includes:
- a CDS encoding class I SAM-dependent methyltransferase, whose protein sequence is MNQKKYESKSVVSSYVNMKLQNPEVMIIVKYRECIVDKHVLDIGCGSGRTTAILKNLSRDYVGLDYSSEMVESCRRRFKDVHFIHGDVREMCEFKEGEFDYVMFSFNGLDSINHEGRLKGLKEIRKVLKQNGLFVFSSHNRNYRYAVSRPKIKFSMTPCKQVDEFIKYFKSSCNRLRNKGRQLFEDEYAIINDVAHNYAMLTYYIDKANQIKQLSNMGFEVIEMYDTSGDMLDKNGDDSDSAWIYYVTKKV